A genomic region of Burkholderia humptydooensis contains the following coding sequences:
- a CDS encoding O-methyltransferase: protein MTTTFSGPLFDLVDDVLRDAPEYRGFRAGAQSRAEFAAFLERVRTQLVGRGVPSNDVHFAKRFPASIDAAVEHAFAGLAPTGLAWPAEFPAVCAQVAASIGRGFDHQGLGTYIYPEEGRLLLAVALAFRPRNAVFLGSYYGYWAAWALPAIVACGGGAVLVDPDPRVADVARRSLARLYPDADARVEVVCDTGEHYLARGGGPFDLVVLDAELPRDHRDPTRRGKGIYAHLLRAVLPRLAPRSLLVCHNILFRDHSGCAFFDDVIARNRDELAPFVELVAREYDCFVECPTTEGVGVGMRTSMRDRA, encoded by the coding sequence ATGACGACTACGTTCAGTGGTCCCCTATTCGATCTCGTCGACGACGTGCTGCGCGACGCGCCCGAGTATCGCGGCTTTCGTGCGGGCGCGCAGTCGCGCGCCGAGTTCGCGGCGTTTCTCGAGCGCGTTCGAACGCAACTCGTCGGCCGCGGCGTGCCGTCCAACGACGTGCATTTCGCGAAGCGCTTTCCCGCGTCGATCGATGCGGCCGTCGAGCATGCGTTCGCCGGGCTGGCCCCGACGGGCCTCGCGTGGCCGGCCGAATTTCCGGCGGTGTGCGCGCAGGTCGCGGCGAGCATCGGGCGCGGCTTCGATCATCAGGGCCTCGGCACCTATATCTATCCGGAGGAAGGGCGCCTGCTGCTCGCGGTCGCGCTGGCTTTCCGGCCGCGCAACGCCGTGTTTCTCGGCAGCTATTACGGCTACTGGGCCGCGTGGGCGTTGCCCGCGATCGTCGCATGCGGGGGCGGCGCGGTGCTCGTCGATCCCGATCCGCGCGTCGCCGACGTCGCGCGCCGCAGCCTCGCGCGGCTCTATCCGGACGCGGACGCGCGCGTCGAAGTCGTCTGCGACACCGGCGAGCACTATCTCGCGCGCGGCGGCGGCCCGTTCGATCTCGTCGTGCTCGACGCCGAGCTGCCGCGCGATCACCGGGACCCGACGCGGCGCGGCAAGGGCATCTACGCGCATCTGCTGCGCGCGGTGCTGCCGCGGCTCGCGCCGCGCTCGCTGCTCGTCTGCCACAACATCCTCTTTCGCGACCATTCGGGCTGCGCGTTCTTCGACGACGTGATCGCCCGCAATCGCGACGAGCTCGCGCCGTTCGTGGAGCTCGTCGCGCGCGAGTACGACTGCTTCGTCGAATGCCCGACGACGGAAGGCGTCGGCGTCGGCATGCGCACGTCGATGCGGGATCGGGCGTGA